The DNA segment CGGATCGAACACCGGCACCTTGACGTGCGTGGGCGCGCCGAGGCCGACGACCAGACCGTTCGCCCCGGCCGCGAACGCGAGGTTGACGTCGATGCCGACCAGGTGGCGACGCAGGCATTCGTCGTCGGTGAGCGGGCGAGCCCAGTCCAGAGCCTCTTCGAAGAGCTTCTCCGCCGGAGTACGGCGGTGGAAGCGGGGAAGGTCGGCGAGCATCGGGTGCCCATCGGGGGCCTCGCACGGCGCCGGGTCGATCGGGTCCTTGCCCAAGGAGCCGGGGTTGCGCTCGGAGCGCCGCTTGCCGCTGTCGTCGGCCTCCGAGGCGCGGGTCGGCGGGTGCAGGGCGGTCAGCAGTTCCAGACCGGTCACTGCGGTCGACCCGCGTGGCGTCATCACCCGGGACGCGTACACCCCCAGGATCCGGGCGAGTTCCGCCGGCGGAAGCTGCCCGGCGTGGCCCCAGCTGCGGGTATCGAGCGCGTTCCAGGACGGGATGCACAGCTGGACACAGGCCCGCTCCGAACCCTGCGCGGGGCGGTAGATCCGCGCCCACGGCCCGAACCCGCGCTTGGTCAGCTTCCAGTCGGCGCGGGCCAGCTGTTTGATGACCTTGTGACCCTCCGGCAACCGCCCGGCGTCCCGCTCCTCCTCCGAGAGGACGGCCGGCAGGCCGTAGCGCTCCAGCGCGGCCGCGGTGAGCACGATCAGCGGGTCGCCGTCCTTGCCCGGGCCGGACAGCTTCGACTGCCCGAGCTTCGCCTCCCGCAGCGTCCAGTCGACCAGGGACGGTAGGGACTTGGCAGGCACGTCCAGGACCTGGCCACCGACGCAGTACGCGAGGACCTGGCCGTCGTCGTCGACATCGACGACAGCGAGCGGACCGTTGGCGAAACGAGGGTCGGAACCGGCCGGGGTGTTCGCCGGGGTTGCCCTCCTGACGGCCGGGCCGCGCGACGTCGACGACGGCCCGGCGGTCGGGGCCGGACGCGCGGCGGCCGGAGCGAGCTCGGGGGCGAGGCTGGGCTGGGTGTTCCATTCAGTCGTCGTGACCGCAGCCTCGGAGACCGGACCTGTGGACGTGGACCGCACTTCTGGAGCCGGGGCGAGAGTGTTGGCGACGTCCGGGACGGGAGTGTCCTCGGAGGGCGCCGCGAAGTTGGGGTCGGCGGGGTAAAGCTCCGCGAGCTTGCTGAGCAGGCGCGCGTACGCGTCGCGCTCCGGCGGCCGCGGCTCCGTCTTGCCGGACTCCCAGCCGCTGACGGTCGCCCGCCTGACCTCCAGGGCGGCCGCGACCTCATCCAGGGTCAGGCCGTGGGCAGTGCGCAGCCGTTTGCGCTCTGTCGGCGGTGGCAGCGGGGACCGGGACGCGACCAGTGCGTCGACCCGCTCGAACAACTCGGACATGGAACACCTCCTGTTCCTCAACTCTAGCTTTGAACCGTACATATCACGTACGAAACGCGTACAGATCGCGGACATCTGCTATGTGATGCCTGGCCGGAGGCCGCTACCAGGTCGGATTCGCCCTCGCCGGCCGCAAGATCACCGTCCGCCTCGACGGACACCTCATGCACGCCATCGCCGACAACGCCCTGATGGGAACGCGGCCCTGCCCCGTTCCAGCCGACCGCCTGGGACAGATCGGCGGGGCAGGGAGGGCGACGTCCCCGCTGCCGTCTCCGCCCCTGTCGGCCGGTGCCATCAGGCCCAGCGCAAGGTGCATGCCAGCGGCCGCTTCATGATCAACGGCCAGTTCATCAAGCTCGGCCGGGGCCATGCCGGAAAGATCGTCACAGTCGTCATCGAGGACACCCCCTACCGGATCCTGCACGGAGAAGACGAACTCACTGTCCGCCCCAGCAAGAACCCCCGACCGAAGTCCTGGGACCTCACACCGACATAAGTTCACAGCCCCTCGCTCAACAGTCGGGCGGCAGCCGACCTGGCGGGTCCTCTGTTCGCAAGTAGGGGACTGCTGCATGATCGGGTGACAGCGGGGTTTATGCAGCCAGAGCTGCGGGTGGGGTCATGATGGTCTCGTACTCGACGGGGGTCAATCGGCCCAGGCGTCGCTGCCGCCGGCGCCGGTGATAGGTCCGCTCGATCCAGGAGACGATCGCGATCCGCAACTCTTGGCGGGTGGGCCAGACGCGGCGGTCGAGGATGTTCTTCTGCAGCAGTGCGAAGAAGCTCTCCATCGCGGCGTTGTCGCCGGCGGCCCCGACCCGGCCCATCGAGCCGACCAGGCCGTGCCGGGTGAGGACGGCGGCGACCTTGCGGGAGCGGAATTGCGATCCGCGGTCGGAGTGCACGACGCATCCCACAGCGGGGCTGCGGCGGGCGACGGCGGACTCCAGCGCTCTCACCGCGAGGCGGGACTTCATCCGGGCGTCGATGGAATAGCCCACGATGCGACCGGAGTACACGTCCTTGACGGCGCACAGATACAGCTTGCCCTCGCCGGTTGCGTGCTCGGTGATGTCCGTGAGCCACAGCCGGTTCGGCCCGTCCGCGGTGAAGTCCCGCCGCACCAGGTCGTCGTGGACCGGTGGCCCGGCCTTGGCGTTCTTCCCGCGGCCGCTTCGCTTGCCGAAGGCACTCCACCAGCTGTTGTCCCGGCAGATTCGCCAGGCGGTCCGCTCGGCCATCACCTCACCGGCCGCGCGGGCCTCATCGAGAAGGAAGCGGTGCCCGAACTCGGGATCGTCGCGGTGCGCGTCGAACAGGGCGTTGGCGCCCGGTACGCCCCGGCCATCTCAGCATCAGTGACCGGCCTGGTCAGCCACCGGTAGTAGGGCTGACGGGCCAGCCCGAGCACCCGGCACGTCACCGCCACCGGCACCCGGCAAGGGGCAGCGGCGGCGGCCAGCTCGCGGACGAGCGGGTACATCATTTTGCCGGCAGGTTCGCCTGCGACAGATACGCCGCAGCCCTCCTGAGCACGTCGTTCTCCTGCTCCAGCAGCCGGATCCGTTTGCGGGCCTCGCGCAGCTCGGCCGACTCACCCGACGCCGTTGCGGGCCTGGCCCCTTCGTCGGTGTCGGCGCGGCGCAGCCACTTCGACAGCGTGATCGGGTGGGCCCCGAAGTCGGCGGCGATCTGTTCCAGTGTGACGCCGGGCTCGCGGTTGCGCGCGACCCGCACGACGTCCTCGCGGAACTCCTTCGGATACGGCTTGGGCACTGCAACATCCTTCCAGGCCGCTTCTCAGCAAGCCAGGTCAGGTGTCACCCAACCCTGCAGCAGTCCCCGGTGTGCACTCATTGGCACGCTCCCTCGATACCGCGGCACGGTCCCGCCATAGCAGCCTGACCCTGTGGTGACCCCGGAGCCTTACTGCTCCGGGGTCACCAGCATGTTCGCGGCGGCCAGCGGGACCAGCGCCCACAGGACGGCCACCGTAATGATTCAGAACGTTGGTCGTGGCACCTGCAGTGTCAGTGGCCGCCGTTAGGGCCAGGGCTGTGATCAGGGAGTACTACCCGCGGGCAGTGCAGCATCTGGAGGCCGCGCAGCAGGCCAGGACATCAATGGCGCAGCCGTGGATGCGCTGTTGGAGGATGGGCTCGTCAAGGAAGGTGTGTGCACGGATCCGGACGAGTCGAGGGTCCTCAATGCTTGGCCGCCGGGGCGGCAGGCGGCGGACCTGACCGACTAGTTCCGCAGGTGCGTCCAGGAGTTGTGGGCGTGTCTGGACGCACTGGTAGCGGACTCGGTTGAGGCAAGGCATTCAGCGTTCAGCATCAGCTGCCTCAGCCGGAGCGCCCCCGGTTCTTTCCGGTCGCCGATTCTTCGGAGGGGTTCGGAGCACTGCCGGCGGAGTCATGTATGGGCGGCGCCCTGCGCTCACACGTGGCCATGGTGGAGGACTGCCGGCCCTTCCAGGACAGCGACCATCGACCGGATCCGCCGGGGCTGGACTATCTCGTGGAGTGGGACGCCGCGATCGTCCGGCCGGTGCGCCGGCCGGACGGGCGCTGGAAAGCCGCGGCCGTGCTTTCTATGGCTAGGTCAGTTGGCTGAGCAGATCCTGCCCGGAGCAGGAACGACGCGAGCGTGACCGCTGCTTGCCGCGCCTGCGCGATGGGCGATTGCGGCCGCGAGCTGACCGGTTGGCAGCGGCGATCCACGCGCCGCGATCGTCCTTGCGTCCCCGGCGGTGACCGGGTCTCAACAGGGCTTGGAGGAGCCCCGGTGCGATTTTGTACTCACGCCGATTTCACGTAGTCGTAGAAGAAATCACTGAATGAGTCCGCCACCCGGACGGGGGCGGGGGAATCCTCGGTGAGGCACCACACCGTGCCCTCTTGGCGAGTGTCGACGTAGAAGTAGATGTAACCCTGATGAGAGGCGACAAAAATCGCGCCCGCAAGGTCGCAGGAGATGCCGACCTCATTGCACAGGGAAACAGCACTCTCTCGTATACCGAGGATGGCAGGGTAAAAGACGACCTGCGAGGCGAGCGTGTTCCCGGAACCGGCGCCCATACAGCGCAGGAAGTCGGCATACTCCGGGTCCAATCGGACACCCTGGTCTGTCGCGATCTCCTCAAGGGCGCTTTCGGGGAGGCCTCGAGACGCCCGGTCGTCGATGAGTCCCTCGTCGACGAGTCGGGAGTAGGCCGCCCAGAAGGGCCCCTCCGGAGAGGCCAGATGCCGCTGATCGGCCCGGGGTTGCCGGCGGAAGAACTTCATCGGCTGCCTCCTCGGCTGCTCACGAGATGCCAATGCGCAGCCATATGTTCGGGTATCGCTCGTTGAACTGTGTGAACACATCCTGGCATGACCCGCAGGCCTCAAAGTTCGTGTGGACGGTCAGGATGCCCTTCGCGTTCCGGTTGTCACCTAGCTGTTTCGCCACTTCTTCGAGGATCTTGTACTCGGAGTCGGTGTTCCGGGGGATGCCGCCGGGATTCAGAGAACGTGTCGTGAAGACCGGGTTCTCCGGTGCGTCGACGAATCCTTTTCGCGGGGCCTTACCGCTCACGGATTTGAAGGTCTGGGGTGCCTCACCGTGCAGTTGGAGCACTCCCCCGGAAAACGCTCTGCCCGCCTTGATAGCTTCAAACTCGCGCAGATGCCGCATGATCTGTTGGGCGACGGCGTCGTGGACGTTGCCGGCTTTCTGCGCTGCGCTGGCGAACTTTCCCGCTCGGATGAGCGCCTTGATGGCCCGTACGGCTCCCTTGGCGATGGCGCCGATGCCGGCCCCTGCAAGCATGGCGCAGGCGAAGTTGCTACCGTCCGAGCAGTCCTTGACGTCTGGCACAGGCGTCATGGCGTAGGCGAAGGACAGAAGCAGGTCCGGTTTTGTGGGTACCCAACCCGGCATGATGACCGGCGGAGCCTGGGGTGCGGGACTCGGCGTGGCCATTGCCCCGTTGCCTGTGCTCGCCGTGCCGGAGGTGTCAAGCACCCACTCGTTTTCTCTCTCGGGGTGGTACACCGAGTCGCTGTCGGGAACGCCGTTGGTACAGCCGGTGATGACCCCGCTCATGCACTCTGGAGTTCCAAGCCCCGACGGGTCGGCCAGTGTGGCG comes from the Streptomyces sp. NBC_00443 genome and includes:
- the tap gene encoding telomere-associated protein Tap — protein: MSELFERVDALVASRSPLPPPTERKRLRTAHGLTLDEVAAALEVRRATVSGWESGKTEPRPPERDAYARLLSKLAELYPADPNFAAPSEDTPVPDVANTLAPAPEVRSTSTGPVSEAAVTTTEWNTQPSLAPELAPAAARPAPTAGPSSTSRGPAVRRATPANTPAGSDPRFANGPLAVVDVDDDGQVLAYCVGGQVLDVPAKSLPSLVDWTLREAKLGQSKLSGPGKDGDPLIVLTAAALERYGLPAVLSEEERDAGRLPEGHKVIKQLARADWKLTKRGFGPWARIYRPAQGSERACVQLCIPSWNALDTRSWGHAGQLPPAELARILGVYASRVMTPRGSTAVTGLELLTALHPPTRASEADDSGKRRSERNPGSLGKDPIDPAPCEAPDGHPMLADLPRFHRRTPAEKLFEEALDWARPLTDDECLRRHLVGIDVNLAFAAGANGLVVGLGAPTHVKVPVFDPKLPGAWLVDLSHVDLSRVKLGKEWAELDGSLLPSPFTSSGERPEGPAWYATPTVAYAVELGYEVAPVEAWVRYDTGRYLDAWYNRLRDAYIDTMTDLGVSADLAPQDFLAVRGSYRQADPELALVVDAIKMTAKGTIGKLAERPRGEGWTPGQPWRAMSRATWRPDIRAAVIARTRINMHRKILRHAAFTGQYPVAILSDCVVYAVDGTGPLDFLPYRDGKPLPGGWRVGVSPGMVKHEGTQTVLWGEGVREQYQAPELNLARYIKSGEITNKDNGE
- a CDS encoding SMI1/KNR4 family protein, which gives rise to MKFFRRQPRADQRHLASPEGPFWAAYSRLVDEGLIDDRASRGLPESALEEIATDQGVRLDPEYADFLRCMGAGSGNTLASQVVFYPAILGIRESAVSLCNEVGISCDLAGAIFVASHQGYIYFYVDTRQEGTVWCLTEDSPAPVRVADSFSDFFYDYVKSA